In Bradysia coprophila strain Holo2 unplaced genomic scaffold, BU_Bcop_v1 contig_391, whole genome shotgun sequence, the genomic window TCAACTCCTCATTTATCTTTCTTTTAATGGAAAACTAATAAATATTCCCTCCATAACAACAGTAAATTCATTAATGGCGTATTGATTGCAATACTAATTACAGGATACAGCTGGACAAGAACGATATAGAACAATAACAACCGCATATTATCGAGGCGCAATGGGTTTCATACTAATGTACGACATCACAAACGAAGAAAGTTTCAATTCCGTACAAGACTGGTAAATGAACAACACAATGCATTAGAAATTATATCTGTTCCGATTGtacgattattttttctctttcccATCATGTGTGCAACAGGGTAACACAAATAAAAACATATTCATGGGATAATGCACAAGTGATTTTGGTTGGTAACAAATGCGACATGGAAGATGAAAGAGTTATATCGTTTGAACGGGGCAAACAATTAGCCGATCAGTTAGGTGTAGAATTTTTCGAAACATCAGCGAAGGAAAATGTTAATGTTAAAGTAAGTGCAAAGTGGAATGGATGTCTAAATAATTTAGTGGATagaaatatattaaaaatgtatttgattTGCTCGTAGTCTGTATTCGAACGACTGGTCGATATCATTTGCGACAAAATGTCAGAAAGCCTAGACTCAGATCCAACCCTGGTGGCTGGCGGACCGAAGGGACAACGATTATCTGATCCGCCGCAAGCTGGTCCGAACGCTAATTGTAATTGTTAAAATATcaggtaaaaataaattattaaaaactaaaaaccaacaaaatggaagaaaagttaaagtaaaaaacaattaattaaacaaaaaaaaatatttcattgttgTATTTCATCAGAGTTAAAAATTcagaagagaagaagaaaaaaataaattattaattttaaactcATGAAACAATTGATCGGTTATTGtcgtttaaacaaaaaattataaaataatgaaaattaggtgaaaatgaaaatggaaataacgCAGAGTACTATATATTATAGTAGACAATAATGGCTTTCACTGAATGAATAAACCATTATTTGACAAAGACACaacaaaaacgtatttttcgatcatttttgttcaataattttccctttctgttcaattaaattccttCACTAACTCTCCTCATCCCCCTAACTTCTAATGTACTCAATACATTTATATCTAAAGATTAACATTCAACAAATTCATACTTAATAACATCCGCAGcattgtaaataataaaaaaataactcaTCTCTGAACCAATAACATAACCGTTCCTTTTCCTTGAAAATAATGGGCCATGCGCCgctgattttatttcgatgaatttgatgtaagataaaaattcaacgaaatgcTTGCTTGAGCTGCGCCTGTTTATTGGAAAAAGTTATAGAAACAGATGCCtattcgaaaataacaatttcgcattaatttcaaatttgataaGCGTCCTTATATATACTGTACCGATACAATTGGTATCGTTACTGAATATTTTGAACAGGTCTACTCATAGTACTCACACAAAGAATATGCCACCCATTATAAATCGCTATATAACTGACTGCTCAACTACATGAATAAATCAATGCATTTTATGAATTATGCAAAACTCACCGGCAATGCAagctaaaaataaataatttccatttaaattcatttatttccaacaTCTAATAGTTTTCCGCTGAAACgctgccaaaaaaaaatcaatttatttaacatgtcGAAAGCCGTCAaagcaaaattttatattgaaatatCATTTACAATAtccgaataaaattaatatccGGACCAGATTTTACTTTGAAGATGAATATATGGATTCCAAACCctttgtgaattttaatttaatgaaaatacgTTAATGTAATTTGGTGATAAAATCACATCATATCTGCTTTCCATTGAAAATGATgcatcaatgaaaataaaatttaaaaaaaaaattaatagcGAGCTTCTTAGcgtttaaaaaacaaacatttactTATTCGAACACAAAGTATATTACGACCGTATACCGcggtttttttctgttatattAATACCCTCGGACAAATTatggaatattttatttgaatggatATAAAGTCATTGTGCATATAATGGATGCaatgattataaaattaaacgtGAAACGGGTATTTTCGATCACTTTTTATTAACACAGAGCATAAACTCTAAAATAGGGCATTTCTTTGCTTGTTAATAATATCTATTGGTCATTGATTGGATTTTTATTCTTTGACACAATTGGGTAATTTTATCTACTTTCAGTGAGCAATTTTAGACTATTCGGCAAAAATGTTGATGTTTTAACATACGGTAGTCCTATCTAAGATTGGAAAGGTGTGAAAGTATCTATGCtgtgcaaaatattttacttgcgGCACtttgcgaaaatgaaatttttgcaagGGGCACACCGTTGACACTTgcgaaaattttcactttcgcATGGCTTCGcaagtaaaataccttacgtAATTGCttggagattgttattttgcgAATGAGGGATTATAGCACTCCCTTTCGGCTCTGGCTGCAAACTCCCtctcggcaaaataaaaatctccaaacaaggacgtaatgtactatttgaCAAAGCAGGttagaaaatagtcattttctctccatccgctgaaacttcggaagaCTTTATGAAAAACATGTTTACCTCgagaaaaaacttaaaaatttaattttctcttgTGACTTGTACGATCTGGTCTCAAACCACACTCTCTAAATGTAATTTCAAACTTTGTTTTCCcttgttgaacaaataactatttaatcAAGGAAacctaattttacaaaatactaaatttgatccgaattttcacttaatttttttaatttgtccGAGACTGAATTCTTGATAAGGGTGATGCCGTTGCGAAGTATctttaaccttttagaaaaggctaatcatctgttatcaccATCACCGACTAGAATAAGCAATGATCTACCTATTATTTGCTCTTGTACAGCAAAATGATtagttaaacaaatgaagtaaacactAGTCGATACTTAACAGATTAAGTGACAGACTTTTACTGCAATACGCCTCTTCTAAAAGGTTAAACCTAACTTGTCCACCATCACACTGGAATGCAAGATGATTAGCTTTGATATTCATTTTGCCAAAATATAGAATGGGTTGAAAAATTAAGCCGATAATCTGGTATCTgtttttaattagttatttacaaatattttaagacAAAAGCAGGCTTTAAAAGCACCTCACAACATATGTACTAAATATTTTACTGTTAGTTAATAGAAAAAACATATTCCTACAAAACTATAGATGTAAATAGAACTGCGAAAGATTTTTGGTTTGctaaaacacataaaattatCTTTTAAACAAGAATGAGGTGCGATTAGGAACTTAATATAGTTGCACTTGTTATGAACGGACAATGTTCTTTCTTTCCACTTATAGCGAAACTAATAGAATAATGTTTTCCCTCTAGCGTAACGATTGACGGATCGTTACAAAGCTAccgttttaccgaaaattacaCGTATGGTATAGATAGATTATTCTTTGTCGTCCATTAGTTGCATTGTCCTTcctgaaaaaccattttttgtgCACAAAACTAGTCATTGTGTTTATAGCactaaacacaaattttatggaatgaagaaatgaaaacCAAGCTCTCGGATTTGTTAACGTCTTGTGACACTCTACGgtagtttcaaaattttaaaaatgcaaaataggCAAGACTCTTTTCGAAGACTTAAATGTTGACACATCTACGTGTTAATacggaaataaattaaattttaattaaaaattaattgataaaatttgccatatcatttcaaaacaacgaaatttaattgtattgCCTCGCTTAATCCATAAAATCATTAAACAGAAACAGAAACATTTTATCTATTGAAGCTAACAAGCCCTCTTTCATCTTTAATTCAcgaatattttcacattttaaatCTAATTAACAATCGCTTACCAtccatgtaaataaaattaattttcaattggtAAAAACTATTGCTAAATATCGTGAAAATACtcattttcttcattcaatttaaacaaacTGTCTCTTTCTCCGATGAAATCTAGCTTTGGATGCCTTCAATATGATTTTACATTGCTTGAAGAATTtatataatatgaaaaatgagCCTCAAAATCAGAGAGTGGTAACCTTTCAGCAGACGGCTGTTCTATCTGGTCAAACGCCAGATACAACAGAGGTAAGATTTAGTATCAATCAGGAAAATGCTTAGGTCCgaaagtgaaagaaaattatatggCCGTCTGTCTGtgaaaaagtaataaaatcattttttctgttttgtttcattaaaatttgtctgaaaattctgtttatgaaaatcattcaattaaaaaacttaaactaaaaaaaaattaagttaaaaaatgaagtacttACATCAGATGTAGTGtttaattgatgattttttttgttttcttgatATAGTTCTTGAACGAAACCTACTATACAACAATCCCAGACATTTAATCTATGTATAAATGTACCTATCATTtcattagatttttaattttttattttgataaaaccataaaaatatttattaatttttaagtgAGATATATAAATGATCGTTTCGATTGAACTATTGTAACTATAATTgtaaacacacaaaacataagcatcgtcaaaaaaaagtaTATTAAATTTAGACAAAATGGTGTAGCCAACACAAAACCCAAGgtatggtaaaaaaaattggtttgaattaaattcattatttagaagaaaataaaaataaatacaaaaatcaatatatatattattattaataatatttaattGTTGTCATAactatgtaaaaaaaaacaataaataaaaatatatgaTTAACGCAACCATCtttcacttaaaaaaattgtttcaacgaTGTGGCGATATTTTCTCAACTGAGGCCACTTGACTGACGAAATCTTCTTTCACTTATCTAATTAAATTATGCATCACGTTTTGTAAACTTCGTTTAGTCTCAATCTTCATTGACTTTAAAGAATGAGAAAATcagtgaaacaaaatttttcttatcaGTCTTATcagttgcacatttttttgctAACATCCGCTGTCGCCAGACAGTCCCTAATACCTAACAAGAGAAAGCCTACAGATACGCCTAACAAGAAAAACGACAACGGAATTAACAGTATAATGTGAActgataagaaaatatttcatgaaTTTACTTATTTTTTAACATTGGTTTTACATGTCACCTCACAAGGATGTTGCCTCGACGAGAATTCATGACAGACTGACTTTTAGTATGCAAGGGTATACATAAGGGTACGAGTAAATACTGTTCACAGTATATGAACATTTACTTTTACGTACAACTTGGAAGGAGCCAGCATATAAAAGTAAATGTTCATATGCCGTAAGTAGTATATAATTATACCCTTATTTATACTACTGGAACAGCAGCTCGGGCCAAAAAGCTTCCGTTATAAGttgttattttgttgaaaccatcgatataatataccgTAGATATTGagacacgaagaacgaaatctcggaaatatagcacacatacaagtgcaaaaaatgcgaatcacaacacaaaacgaagagaaaaaggaaatttgaaaaatgcagagtttcaattattttccaatatttgtatcttagagtaattatacgtAGAGAGGTCtttcgtacgataaaatgtggtcccgacatcagtttgtataagattcacatttcgtacaattttacgtAGAGCTTTACACTAACACATGTAggcgttgaaaattttgatagttgtCAGTTTTGTATTTTCCAAATCGCGTACcactatttttgaattttgtttaaaatcattcgcaacaataattattattaattaaataagGTGCAAATGTGATTCATTACGGGATGCCAAAGTAAAGAAGTTAAGGGCAATGCCTGttcatttttcggtatttttaagtgtataataaaaaattgctcGAGTTGCAtctgtttgttgatttgtaaTTTTCCTTCAAATGAGACTTAAACCGATATTGGCtggagaaaattttccaattaactGAACAAACAATT contains:
- the LOC119082190 gene encoding ras-related protein Rab-3, whose product is MAGGGDPKWQKDASDQNFDYMFKLLIIGNSSVGKTSFLFRYADDSFTSAFVSTVGIDFKVKTVFRHDKRVKLQIWDTAGQERYRTITTAYYRGAMGFILMYDITNEESFNSVQDWVTQIKTYSWDNAQVILVGNKCDMEDERVISFERGKQLADQLGVEFFETSAKENVNVKSVFERLVDIICDKMSESLDSDPTLVAGGPKGQRLSDPPQAGPNANCNC